In Rosa chinensis cultivar Old Blush chromosome 1, RchiOBHm-V2, whole genome shotgun sequence, a genomic segment contains:
- the LOC112195713 gene encoding uncharacterized protein LOC112195713: MSFHSLFNFWNFRSLVYESEDNSRTGESQSAVADFDNLGALVTSNGFEALALNFDCDSVNSVCHCVLPPTPTPSIFSSNELLDCLTIEELERLARLGPRAQKTLLYNLTGVLSFLFSYYHKAITFNF; this comes from the exons atgagttttcattctctttttaatttctggaatttcagAAGCTTAGTGTATGAATCTGAGGACAATTCGAGAACCGGAGAATCACAATCAGCTGTTGCAGATTTTGATAATCTGGGAGCTTTGGTCACTAGCAATGGATTCGAAGCTTTGGCACTGAATTTTGATTGCGATTCAG TGAACTCCGTCTGTCATTGTGTTCTTCCCCCAACTCCGACTCCGTCGATCTTCTCCTCCAACGAATTACTTGATT GTCTAACTATAGAAGAACTGGAGAGGCTTGCCAGATTGGGTCCAAGAGCTCAGAAGACATTGCTTTATAATTTAACCGGTGTATTGTCTTTCCTTTTCTCATATTACCACAAAGCTATTACTTTTAACTTCTAA
- the LOC112165762 gene encoding uncharacterized protein LOC112165762 gives MFQETLLREALSWFYELPAGSVRNFKELADKFVARFILCTDGIHTPKGLLKVQQGENETLKSFVNRWQAATAKCRDLNKELAELAFRRGLRRGEFLYGINHNPPANYDELMAMAIRHAQAEFETYGDTPRLELRVSTPAPVVRDEPRKREWVHSQDRSPHTSRQRKESSSRSNSYGTTQPHREKRAQYAPRTPPPPRYEVFIILNASYETIWNENKDEILGPPSRKFPKIKLTQQDTGRFCTYHEDAGHNTNLCMALKNTIESLIQRGKLQRYLPTKEIGAIDV, from the coding sequence ATGTTCCAGGAGACCTTGTTAAGGgaggctttgagttggttctacgaaTTGCCGGCCGGTTCTGTAAGGAACTTCAAGGAACTAGCTGACAAGTTTGTAGCTCGATTCATCTTATGTACCGATGGGATACACACCCCAAAGGGCCTACTAAAGGTCCAGCAGGGGGAGAATGAAACTTTGAAGTCTTTTGTTAATCGATGGCAGGCGGCTACCGCTAAGTGCCGAGACCTTAATAAGGAACTGGCGGAGCTGGCTTTTAGGAGGGGCTTAAGGCGTGGAGAATTTCTTTATGGGATTAATCATAACCCTCCGGCTAACTACGACGAGCTGATGGCTATGGCCATCAGACATGCCCAAGCTGAATTCGAAACGTATGGGGACACCCCCAGACTAGAGCTAAGGGTTTCCACCCCAGCCCCAGTGGTCAGGGATGAGCCACGAAAGAGGGAGTGGGTCCATAGTCAGGACCGGTCACCCCATACCTCGAGACAGAGAAAAGAGTCCTCGTCCAGGTCCAACAGTTACGGGACCACTCAGCCTCACCGGGAGAAAAGGGCACAATACGCCCCgcgaacaccaccaccaccccggtaTGAGGTGTTCATTATCCTCAACGCTTCATACGAGACTATTTGGAACGAGAACAAGGATGAGATACTTGGACCACCATCGAGGAAGTTCCCGAAGATTAAACTTACCCAGCAGGATACCGGAAGGTTCTGTACATATCACGAGGATGCTGGGCACAATACCAATCTCTGCATGGCTTTAAAAAATACTATCGAATCGCTTATCCAGAGGGGCAAGCTTCAGCGGTACCTGCCTACAAAAGAGATAGGAGCTATAGACGTGTAG
- the LOC121049360 gene encoding uncharacterized protein K02A2.6-like has translation MLPVATNPLTDRYEDPRNDTDSDEERPGAMEDIEEVVLLEQFPDRIVKPRTTLALFLPVRQKRRAFTHDKYRAIQVEVKKLMAINFVREVTYPRWLANVVMIPKKSPGSWRMCVDYTNVNRACPKDSFPLPRIDQLIDSTAGYRLLSFMDAFSGYNQIRMNPADEEYTAFTTEKGLYCYQLMPFGLKNAGATYQRLVNSMFEEVIGTIIEVYVDEMLVKSLTSEDHVSNLSIVFAIILRNGMRLNPQKCIFGVEVGKFLGYIISHKGIEANLEKVQAILDMVSPTYRNEVQSLTGEMLYIYLVASSMAVSSALIRKDSDCEYPVYYARKGYTGAESRYPDCDAPEILYEYALKFAFKASNNAAEYEALIAGLQIARELGVQHLSIFSDSQLVVNQVSGNFEAKEPHMSSYQALAQALVQRFTSIFTQILSAENDKASALAKIAAISSSPTYGATKVEILERPNTSKTVSEIFMVDHTASWMDPILKYMVDGLAPDDKVEVRRLQLRFGVPDTIVTDNGTQFDNDELSAYIENLGTRILYASPAHPQTNGQVEAVNKIIKKILKKKLDEAKGLWAAKLPEIPRIEYFNEGTNSEGLQLDADLLEERRDVAHMHNLANKWRIARYYDAKVQSRTLKLGDWVMKQAYLEPRGLDPSWTGPYEIIEEVGPATFYIRDTDGVVSRHPRNTQHLRYYYK, from the exons ATGTTGCCCGTAGCTACTAACCCTCTGACAGACAGGTACGAGGATCCCAGAAATGATACCGACTCTGACGAAGAACGGCCCGGTGCCATGGAAGACATTGAAGAGGTAGTACTATTAGAGCAGTTCCCGGATAGGATTGTCAAG CCACGCACAACCTTAGCATTATTCCTTCCGGTAAGACAAAAGCGAAGAGCCTTCACACATGACAAGTATCGGGCTATCCAAGTTGAAGTAAAGAAGTTGATGGCCATCAACTTTGTTAGGGAAGTGACATACCCCCGATGGTTAGCCAACGTGGTCATGATACCAAAGAAATCTCCGGGATCATGGCGTATGTGTGTGGACTACACAAATGTCAACCGAGCATGccctaaggatagcttcccgctcccACGAATTGACCAACTAATTGACTCCACTGCTGGATACAGGTTACTCAGTTTCATGGATGCGTTTAGTGGATACAAccaaattcgaatgaaccctGCAGACGAGGAGTACACTGCCTTTACCACAGAGAAAGGTCTCTATTGCTACCAGCTCATGCCTTTCGGATTGAAGAATGCAGGCGCcacttatcagcgacttgtcaactccatgtttgaaGAAGTCATCGGTACTATCATAGAGGTATATGTAGACGAGATGTTGGTAAAAAGTTTAACCTCAGAGGATCACGTAAGCAACTTGTCAATTGTCTTCGCCATTATATTACGTAATGGTATGCGGCTTAACCCACAGAAGTGCATCTTTGGGGTCGAGGTAGGAAAGTTCCTCGggtacatcattagccacaAGGGAATTGAGGCCAATCTAGAGAAGGTGCAGGCTATATTAGACATGGTATCCCCAACCTACCGGAACGAGGTCCAATCTCTTACAG GAGAAATGCTCTACATATATCTTGTGGCATCTTCAATGGCCGTGAGCTCCGCTCTGATTAGGAAGGACTCCGATTGCGAGTACCCAGTGTACTACGCTAGAAAAGGTTACACTGGTGCAGAATCCAGATACCCGgactgtgatgccccagaaattc TCTACGAGTACGCCCTCAAATTTGCCTTCAAGGCATCCAACAATGCCGCAGAATACGAGGCACTCATAGCAGGTCTACAGATCGCTCGGGAACTAGGTGTCCAGCACCTTAgtatcttcagtgattctcagTTAGTCGTGAACCAGGTCAGCGGTAACTTTGAGGCAAAGGAGCCCCACATGTCCTCTTACCAGGCCCTAGCCCAGGCACTGGTTCAGAGATTTACCTCCATTTTCACCCAAATACTGAGTGCAGAGAACGACAAGGCAAGCGCCCTTGCTAAGATTGCGGCAATTTCTTCAAGTCCTACCTACGGGGCCACCAAGGTCGAAATACTAGAAAGGCCTAACACTTCTAAAACGGTGTCAGAAATATTCATGGTGGACCACACAGCCTCCTGGATGGACCCAATCTTAAAGTACATGGTGGACGGTCTAGCACCAGACGATAAGGTCGAGGTGAGGAGACTCCAGCTAAG GTTTGGAGTCCCGGACACCATAGTCACGGACAATGGTACCCAGTTTGACAATGATGAGTTGAGTGCTTACATCGAAAACTTGGGTACTAGAATCCTCTATGcatccccggctcacccccagaccaatGGTCAGGTCGAGGCTGttaacaagataatcaagaagataCTGAAGAAGAAGCTCGATGAAGCCAAGGGTCTTTGGGCTGCTAAACTGCCAGAG aTTCCCAGGATCGAATACTTCAATGAGGGTACCAACTCAGAGGGCCTACAGCTTGATGCTGATTTACTCGAGGAACGAAGGGATGTGGCACACATGCATAACTTGGCAAACAAGTGGAGGATAGCTCGTTATTATGATGCCAAGGTACAATCCCGGACATTGAAgttgggggactgggtcatgaagcagGCCTACCTAGAGCCCCGCGGGCTGGATCCATCCTGGACAGGCCCTTACGAGATCATCGAAGAGGTAGGCCCCGCAACCTTTTACATCCGGGACACGGACGGAGTCGTTTCCCGGCATCCTCGGAATACCCAACACCTACGGTACTATTACAAGTAG